The genomic stretch CAATGCCTATATATGATGGCGATTTTGAGGTGGAAAACGGCCTGCCTGAAAATGCGAAAAAACTCAAGGCAAAATTTGCAGAATGTAAGGGTTTTTTTATTGCTTCACCTGAATATAATTCAAGTTTTTCCCCTTTATTTAAGAATGCAATAGATTGGATTTCTCGCCCTTCAGAAAAAGGTGAAACTCCACTGATTGCATTCAGAGGTAAATTTGCAGCTTTATCAGCTGCTTCGCCAGGTGGTTTTGGCGGTTTGCGTGGGCTTGTGCCGCTGCGTATGTTGCTTGGAAATATTGGCGTTTTAGTTCTACCGGATCAATTAGCTATTCCATTTGCTGATAAAGTTTTTGATGCGGAAGGCAAAATTTCTGATATTAAGATTAGCAAATCACTTCAAAGTTTGGTTGATTCTTTAATCTCTTACACCAATTAAAAT from Rickettsiales bacterium encodes the following:
- a CDS encoding NAD(P)H-dependent oxidoreductase, with amino-acid sequence MSKLIFLAGSARKDSLNKKLAKQAFEIAKSNGVEAEFIDLKDYPMPIYDGDFEVENGLPENAKKLKAKFAECKGFFIASPEYNSSFSPLFKNAIDWISRPSEKGETPLIAFRGKFAALSAASPGGFGGLRGLVPLRMLLGNIGVLVLPDQLAIPFADKVFDAEGKISDIKISKSLQSLVDSLISYTN